In Gemmatimonas sp. UBA7669, the sequence GACGCTGGGGACCGCTCGTCGTTGGGGGACTGGGCGCCGTCTCGCTGGCCAGCGGCGTGATTCTCGTACACGGATTCCCAGCCATGCAGATGATCTACGGCGGCGGTGTAGCGTTGCTCGCCGGGGCGGCTTGGAACGGTATCGCGCGACGGAACTGTGCAACCATGAACGCGCGCGAGTCCGCATAACGAGACTTTGCCTGCGAGAGAACACTGCACGCAGGTCTTTGTACAGCGGACCACAGCAGTATAGCTCGCGAAACATCCGTCGGCATCCAATTTTGGAAGCTCCAAGTATCCGGACGTTTGCGCCCCTCGATTGCCGGGCTCATCCGTAGACAATCCCTGCACTGTACGCTGCTTTGTCAGATGAAACTCGTTTGCGCCGCGCGCGGCACTCAAAACCAACCGCCATTCCGCACTCAGTGGACACCGTACGCCGAGCCCGCTACGGTCAGGAAGGCACGTCCAGATTTCGGCGGTCGACACGCTTGGGGGTGCCTCAACGACACTTTGCAGCCACAGGCTTGCACGCACCGGATGCTATTGATCCAGATCCCACGTCGCCCCACTAGTTCTTGTGCCGAAACGTGATCCGCCCCCGCGAGAGATCATAAGGCGACACTTCCACCGTCACGCGATCGCCGGCCAATACACGAATGCGATTGCGGCGCATGTTGCCCGCCAGCGTGGTGAGCACCTCGTGTCCACTCGGCACGGTCACACGAAACGTGGCACTCGGCAGCACTTCCGTGACGGTTCCTTCGAGCTCGATCGCGTCCTGCTTCCCCATGGGTAGATTCAGTGGCGCTGTGTCAGCATGGTCTCGCCGGCACGGGGGTCGCGCCAGCCCGGTGCGCAAAAATCTACGACGTTTTGTGGACGTGGCCAGCGGCCCGTTCACTGGGGACAGGACGTGACGCAGCAGATCATGGTGGCAGGGCCAGGGTGGCTGGGTGGCGCGGCGGCCGAGCAGTGGGCAGAGGCCGGTCACCAGGTGTGGGCGCTCAGACGAAGCAGCGGCCCCGCCCCGTCGGGGTGCATTGGCCTGGTCGGCGACCTGTCCCAGCCGCAACCCGCGGCAGACTGGCCGCGCCGTATTGACCAACTGG encodes:
- a CDS encoding MerC domain-containing protein, which gives rise to MRDAAAVVGAVLAALCCAGTPVVIAGLTALGLGFLRRDGILWPVMLLALAIAVTGFWQGARSHGRWGPLVVGGLGAVSLASGVILVHGFPAMQMIYGGGVALLAGAAWNGIARRNCATMNARESA
- the infA gene encoding translation initiation factor IF-1, which gives rise to MGKQDAIELEGTVTEVLPSATFRVTVPSGHEVLTTLAGNMRRNRIRVLAGDRVTVEVSPYDLSRGRITFRHKN